The following coding sequences are from one Arachis hypogaea cultivar Tifrunner chromosome 7, arahy.Tifrunner.gnm2.J5K5, whole genome shotgun sequence window:
- the LOC112702386 gene encoding large ribosomal subunit protein uL30w-like has translation MGEEVKAIVPESVLKKQKREEEWALKKKEELDAAKKKRAESRKLIYSRAKQYAKEYQEQWEDRMPRRLFRYDVTACETKVEIDGGFFFLVGLKNLKKNWNSNSKE, from the exons ATGGGTGAGGAGGTGAAAGCAATTGTTCCCGAGTCTGTGCTTAAGAAGCAAAAGAGGGAAGAGGAATGGGCcttgaagaaaaaggaggagctTGATGCTGCAAAGAAAAAGAGAGCTGAGAGCCGCAAGCTCATTTACAGCAGGGCAAAGCAATATGCAAAGGAATACCAGGAGCAG TGGGAAGATCGGATGCCGAGAAGGCTTTTCCGCTATGACGTTACTGCCTGTGAAACTAAG GTTGAAATTGATGGTGGCTTTTTCTTCCTTGTTGGTTTAAAGAACTTGAAGAAGAATTGGAATTCCAACTCCAAGGAGTAA
- the LOC140174450 gene encoding agamous-like MADS-box protein AP1 — protein MGSGRVQLKRIENKINRQVTFSKRKVRLLKKANEISVLCDAEVALIIFSTKGKLFEYSSDPWDGSYH, from the exons ATGGGAAGCGGAAGAGTGCAGTTGAAGAGGATCGAGAACAAGATTAATAGGCAAGTCACGTTCTCAAAgagaa AGGTACGTTTGCTGAAGAAGGCAAACGAAATCTCAGTGCTATGCGATGCCGAAGTCGCACTCATCATCTTCTCTACCAAAGGCAAGCTCTTCGAATATTCCAGCGATCCCTG GGATGGATCATATCATTGA